A window of Methanosphaera sp. WGK6 genomic DNA:
ACAGAGGATGAATTAGAAGGGTTTGAAGATATAGGTTATGAACTTGAAGATTATGAGGTAATTCCACATAAATTAGATTTAGAAAATAATACATTATAATGCACAAGTGTTATAGGGAAAAATTTAATAAGATAAAAAATATAACTATTGTTAAGCAAGTTAAAGGAAGAAAAATAACATGAATACATTTGATATTGACGGAAAAAAAGTAGCTGAAAACCAAAATGAATATCTAAAAGAAATATTTGACCTACCTGTATTTGAAGGAGATTTCGAAGACATATACTTCTATCTATCAGGATTTTACTCAAAAACCGTAATAAATTTAACAAATAGTGAAGATGTAGATCCATTACTTATCGATGCATTTGAAAGAGCAGCAGAAGCAAATGAATTAGTGTCCTTAAATATTGAAGATTGAATTCTTCTATAAACTTATTTTTTTTTAAAAAAAAAGAATAAAATAGATAAAAAATATCTATTAAAATGATGAATAGAAACCAATACCATTAGTTCCAATCATATAGCCTCTTTGTTTATTTGAACTACTAGCTTGATATTCTTGATATGTTTCAATAGTATCAAGTTGATCTGCATAATGTTTATTATAATATTCTTGTTTTTGAGTTCTATAATCATCAAAGTATTCTATTTCATCAGCAGTTAACATAGAATCAGATATATCTAATTTTCTAAGTGTACTACCATTCTTATAATACATATTCATTACAATATAATCATATTCAGCTTTATTACTTTTAAGACTATGTGTAATTTGAATTGGTTCATTAAACCTAAATGTTTTTTTAGTAGCATATGCTATTCCACGTACATTTTCAACAGGTGCATAATATGAAATATTATCTTCAGTATTTCGACAAATAGCACCTTTTAATCCTAAATCACCTTCATAAGTAGTAGTGTTCTTATCAGAATATTGGAATATAAAATCCACCGGATAAAAATCATGTTTAATCTTTGTCTCACTAAAATCTGTCACTGCTGAAACAGAACCCATCAATGAAACTGTAAGAAGTAAACATATAAACAACATAGAATATTGTTTCTTATTTAACATTTCTTATCGCCTATTTTTTTTATTTAGTTAGATAGTAATTTATTTAATTAAATATATAAAGATATTATATTATAAAAAAAGTACATATAGTAAATATAAAAAGAAATATCTCTTAAAAAAGATATATAAGGTTATTATATTCTATAAAATCCAATAGTTTTAAATTATACAAAAAATTAAGTAATTATTTTTATTTAAATAACTTAAAACATGATGTAATTTAAACTAATAAAAACCATGATTAATATGAAACTAGAATAGGTAATATGATGCATTATATTAAAGCTAAAAGTATACTCTCCACAAAAAATGGGATGAATATCTATCGTGGATGTACAAATGGGTGTATATATTGTGATTCAAGAAGTACTGTTTATAACATGAATCATGACTTTGAAGACATAGCAGTAAAAGAAAATAGCTTAGACTTATTAAAAAAAGCTCTTAAAAATAAGAAAGAAAAGTGCATGATAGGAACAGGAGCAATGTCTGATCCATATATAACCCTAGAATCTAAACTAGAATATACAAGAAAATCAATGGAACTAGCATATAGATATGGTCATGGATTCACATGTATTACAAAATCAGATTTAATACTCAGAGATATAGATCTTCTTAAAAAAATCAATGAAAAATCAAAGGCAGTAGTACAGATGACATTAACTTGTATGGATAATAAACTAAGTAAACAATTAGAACCCAATGTTTCCACGACAACTAGAAGAATAGAAGTACTTAGAAAATTAGACAAAGAAGGTATTCCAACAATTGTATGGTTAACACCTATTCTTCCTTATATCACAGATACTAAAGAAAATATTGGTCAAATTATAGATTCATGTATAGATGTTAATGTTAAGGGTATAATATGTTTTAATATGGGTATGACTTTAAGAAGAGGAAATCGGGAATATTACTATAATAAATTAGATGAATTATTTCCAGGACTAAAAAGAAAATACATTAAAAAATATGGTAATTCATATACTCTTCCAAGTCCAAAAAATGATGAATTAATGAAACTTTTCATTAAAAAAACAAGACAATATAATATAATGAATAATCCTGATAAAATATTTAAATATGTACATACATTTCCATGTAAAAATAAGAGTGTACAAACAACATTATTCTAACTATTAAATATTTTTATACCTATAAAAATAAAAATAATAATATGAAGGATTAGAATAAGAAAGTATTTTTCTTATTATTAACACCTTCAATCTGAGTAATATGAGGATTAAACACAATGAGCCGTGTACCCACATTTAATCCTCAATATTATTCACTCTAATTTTAAAAATAAGTTACATAAAATACATTTAATAAGTTAATGTAGAAACTCATAATTTTCATGAAAAAGTTACTTAGAATAGTAAAAAGTATGTTAAGGGAGGGGAGTAAAAGGTAAGAAATACCTTGAATTATTTTTTAACAAAACATCTATTATTATCCACAAGGAAGTTTATGCATTTTCAGTCATTATAGGAACAACTTGTTTCTTACGAGATACAACACCTTCAAGAAGAGCTGTATTATCTTCAAGAGTTACACCATAAGCTTTTTCAACGAGACTTGCTGATTTACCAAGAACTAATACTTGAGAATTACTATTAATAATATCAGTAATTAAAAGCATAAATAAATCAAGATCTTCTTCTTCAATAATTTTATTAATTCCTGCTTCTAAGTCATCTTTCATTTCTAATACATCATTAATACTTGCAGTATTCACTTGATTTACTATTGATTTAACATCCTTGAAATCAATTTGTTTTGCATCTAAATGTAATATTTCATCAATAGAGAAACTTGATAAATCAGTTCCTGCTTTTAACATATCTAATCCATATGTTTCATAATCAATTTCTGCAATTTCAGCTAAATCTTTCACAGCTTGAATATCTTCATCAGTAGTTGTTGGTGATTTAAGTAAAAGAGTATCCGATATAATAGCAGATAACATGAGTGCTGCAATTTCTTTTGTTACTTCTACATTAAACTCTTTATACATTTTAAAAAGTATTGTTTCAGTACATCCTACAGGTTCAACTCTAAAATATAATGGATAACTTGTTTGTATTGCAATTTTATGGTGGTCTACAATCTTCTTAATAGTAGCATTTTCAAGATTAGCTACTGATTCACTTGGACTGTTATGATCAACTAATATTACACTAGCATCATCTTCCACAGATTCTATTAATTCTGGAGCTTCAATATCTAAATAATTTAAAATATACTCTGTTTCCTTATTAATATTACCTAATCTACAAGCTACAGCACCAGTATTTCCAAGTTCATGTTCAAGGTTAGTCATAACTAAACTTGATGTAATTGTATCAGTATCAGGACTTTTATGTCCAAAAACATATGTTTTTTCCATATTTCTCATTCTCCCTAAAATTTATCTTAAAATAATTAACTTCATATAATATATTTATTGTTACTTATATAAAAATTCTTTAAAAAAAGCATAAAAATAGAATAAAATATTTATACATAATTACTTAAAAATTATAAGTATTATTACGATTAGACTTGATTATAATTTATTAAAAATTCATATAAAATAGAATTACCAGGTTTATATTTGAAAATTATTATAACAGGGAGTTAAGAAGTTAATGCAATACAGAACAATACCAAAAACAGGAGAAAAAGTATCAGCACTAGGATTTGGTGCAATGAGATTAACCACAAATACAGGTACTATTGATAGACAAAAAGCAAAAGAGGAAATAAAATACGCTATAGATAATGGGATAAATATCATAGATACTGCATACATGTATGGTGGAGGAGATAATGAAAAAGCAGTAGGTGAAATACTAGAAGAACTAAACTACAGAAATAAAGTTAACATATCCACAAAACTAAATTTTAGGAAAATAAAAACAAGACAAGACATATATGACATGTTTAATGAAGAAATAGAAAGACTAAAAACGGACCATATAGATTTCTACTTCCTACATAGCTTAGTTGAATATAAAAATCTTGAAAACTTAAGGGAATTAGGTATATTTGAGTTTATAGAAGAAAAAAAGGCAAGTGGAGAAATAAGAAATATAGGATTTTCATTTCATGGACCATACAATGAATTCATAAAACTTGTTGATGCATATAACTGGGATATGTGCATGGTACAATTTAATTATACAGATGAACGATACCAGGCAGGTATAAATGGAATAAAATATTTGGCAAGTAAAAATATAGCTGTATTTATTATGGAACCACTAAAAGGTGGATTACTAGCAGGAAAACTACCTGATGTAATTGAAAAAGATATAAAACAACACAATACAAATAAATCCAATGCAGAACTAGCACTTTCATGGGTATTTAACTTCCCCGAAGTAACATGTGTATATAGTGGGATGAATTCACTAGATATGATTGAAGAAAACATTAAAATAGTAGAAACTGCAACAGCAGACAGTTTAAACTCTAATGAACTAGAATTAATAACAAATATAGGAAATAAAATAAATGAATTAAGTAAGATTAACTGTACAACATGTAATTATTGTATGCCTTGTCCATATGGTGTTAATATACCAGAATGCTTTAAATTATACAATGAACGATTTCTATTTAACACGAAAATGTATGGAATAAATCATTCATTAGCAATGTACATATTTAATCTACTGGGATTAAGTGGCGAAGCTCATGATGCAAGCCTATGTAAAAATTGTGGGATATGTGTAAGTAAATGTCCACAACACATAAATATACCTCAAGAATTAAAGAATGTAGATAAAAAATTCCATAGACGACTCTTAAAACCATTAGTACCACTAATTAATAGAATAATAAAACTAATGTGATAAAATGAACCATATAAAATAAGCACTACTAGAAAACATTGATAAAATACATACAACAAGCATGAAAAGATAGAATAAAAAAGAACCTAAAACTTAATGGTGAAGTATTAGACGATTCTATAAATCTTATTAAAAAAGAAGAAAGTACAGTTATAGTTAAAGGTAAAAACTACTATGCAACAGTTGATAATTATATTTTCACAATAAATAAGAGTAGTTATACTATTATAACAGCACACAAGAAAGGTGATTAAATGAGTGATAGATACACAGAAAGTAGGAAAATATACAAAGAATTATTTGGACAACTACCAAATGAATCAGAAGAACAAGATCATGAATTCATGGAAATACTAAGAAGATTTATCTTTGGTGATGTATTTCATACAGGAAATCTTGAAATGAAAACAAGAGAACTCTTAACAATCACATGTCTTGCTACAATGCAAACACTACCCCAACTAAGTGCACATATAAATGCAGGACTAAATACTGGTGCAACACCAATAGAAATAAGAGAAGCAATATATCAATTAGCACCTTTTATAGGATTTCCAAAAACACTCAATGCAATAAATATAATGAATGAAGTATTTACTAGTAGAAACATAGAATTACCCTTAAAAGATACATCAACAGTTGATGATTCAAATAGATATGAACAAGGATTAGAAATTCAAAGCCCACTATATGGGGATGAAATGAAAAAAAGATATGAAGATTATCCTGAAACTGCTACATTTTTAACAGAATTCTGTTTTGGAGACTTCTATACAAGAGATGGGTTAAGTGTTAAACAAAGAGAATTACTAATATTTGCAGTTCTAGCCACATTAAATCTCACAGCACAACTTAAACCCCATGCACTTGGAAATATAAAAGTTGGAAATTCAAAAGAAACACTATATTATGCAATGCTACAATGCATGCCTTATATTGGATTTCCTAATGCAGCAAGTGCAATAAATGTGATAAAAAATCTTGAATAAAATAAAATTAATTTTAAAATGAGGAGTTTAGAAAAATAGAGAAAAGGTTTTAATCCTTATTCTCTTCCCTTTTTAAGGGCTTCAACCATGTCAATAACATTAATTTTTCGTGTTAATAATATATTAACTATTAATGAAAGAACAATAGTTAGTATGAATGAAAATATTATAGCTGTAAAACTATATTTTATTGGATAATAAAAATTATCTCCTGCACTATCCCATATTATTCTCATAACTTTAAAACCAATAGGTACTCCTATTATAAAACCAATAATAGATAGCCATAAGTTTTGAGTTAAGAATAGCTTTCGAATATCTTTATTTTTAAATCCAATTACTTTTAATGTTGCAAGATCACGTTCAACTTCAGTAAATCCTAAAATACTAAGACTATATAATATTACAACGGATAATATAATTGCAAAGAATAATAGTACTCCTACCATTAGATTTCCAGTTTCCATTAAATTATCCCAACTACTAATTAAATCATCTACACTATTTGCTGTTGAAACACCAGTTAAGTTACTGTTAACTTTCTGATTAGTTATGATACTAGTAGTAGTGTAATTTATTCCATATTCTTCAAGTTTTTCTGGTGAAATAGTTATACCTTGAGTGGTTGGATCTGCATATATCTTATCAACAGTTGAATTAATCCATGTAGTATTACCATACATATGCCATTCAATAGTATCTCCTTCTTCTACACCAAGAAGTTCTGCAGATTTCACAGTTAATGAAACACCATCTTGAGGTAATGTAATAGGATTAGTATATTTATCTGTTGGTGTTATTAAATCCGTTTGATTATACACAGTAATAGTCTGTGTTTTCTTAACTCCATTAGCTTTTATTTCAATTGGTTGATTCATAACTTGTGTACCATTAACATCACGTATTATAGAATTTATCTGACTATCCGTTGCATTTTCTTCAAGGACTAACTGAGTATTATAATGATTAATTCCACCAAACTGCCATTCTGAAAAGTCATGCATATCCTCATACATACCAAATCCACATATAAGAAGAACTGTACATCCAATAACACCTAGTACTGTTACAAAACTTCTAAGTTTACTTCTATTTATATCTCTAATATTCCATCGGGTATTAAAGCTTAACTTATTCCATATCTTA
This region includes:
- a CDS encoding manganese-dependent inorganic pyrophosphatase, with the translated sequence MEKTYVFGHKSPDTDTITSSLVMTNLEHELGNTGAVACRLGNINKETEYILNYLDIEAPELIESVEDDASVILVDHNSPSESVANLENATIKKIVDHHKIAIQTSYPLYFRVEPVGCTETILFKMYKEFNVEVTKEIAALMLSAIISDTLLLKSPTTTDEDIQAVKDLAEIAEIDYETYGLDMLKAGTDLSSFSIDEILHLDAKQIDFKDVKSIVNQVNTASINDVLEMKDDLEAGINKIIEEEDLDLFMLLITDIINSNSQVLVLGKSASLVEKAYGVTLEDNTALLEGVVSRKKQVVPIMTENA
- a CDS encoding radical SAM protein, which produces MMHYIKAKSILSTKNGMNIYRGCTNGCIYCDSRSTVYNMNHDFEDIAVKENSLDLLKKALKNKKEKCMIGTGAMSDPYITLESKLEYTRKSMELAYRYGHGFTCITKSDLILRDIDLLKKINEKSKAVVQMTLTCMDNKLSKQLEPNVSTTTRRIEVLRKLDKEGIPTIVWLTPILPYITDTKENIGQIIDSCIDVNVKGIICFNMGMTLRRGNREYYYNKLDELFPGLKRKYIKKYGNSYTLPSPKNDELMKLFIKKTRQYNIMNNPDKIFKYVHTFPCKNKSVQTTLF
- a CDS encoding aldo/keto reductase, translated to MQYRTIPKTGEKVSALGFGAMRLTTNTGTIDRQKAKEEIKYAIDNGINIIDTAYMYGGGDNEKAVGEILEELNYRNKVNISTKLNFRKIKTRQDIYDMFNEEIERLKTDHIDFYFLHSLVEYKNLENLRELGIFEFIEEKKASGEIRNIGFSFHGPYNEFIKLVDAYNWDMCMVQFNYTDERYQAGINGIKYLASKNIAVFIMEPLKGGLLAGKLPDVIEKDIKQHNTNKSNAELALSWVFNFPEVTCVYSGMNSLDMIEENIKIVETATADSLNSNELELITNIGNKINELSKINCTTCNYCMPCPYGVNIPECFKLYNERFLFNTKMYGINHSLAMYIFNLLGLSGEAHDASLCKNCGICVSKCPQHINIPQELKNVDKKFHRRLLKPLVPLINRIIKLM
- a CDS encoding DUF3781 domain-containing protein is translated as MKKEESTVIVKGKNYYATVDNYIFTINKSSYTIITAHKKGD
- a CDS encoding carboxymuconolactone decarboxylase family protein, which translates into the protein MSDRYTESRKIYKELFGQLPNESEEQDHEFMEILRRFIFGDVFHTGNLEMKTRELLTITCLATMQTLPQLSAHINAGLNTGATPIEIREAIYQLAPFIGFPKTLNAINIMNEVFTSRNIELPLKDTSTVDDSNRYEQGLEIQSPLYGDEMKKRYEDYPETATFLTEFCFGDFYTRDGLSVKQRELLIFAVLATLNLTAQLKPHALGNIKVGNSKETLYYAMLQCMPYIGFPNAASAINVIKNLE